One Papaver somniferum cultivar HN1 chromosome 10, ASM357369v1, whole genome shotgun sequence genomic window carries:
- the LOC113318557 gene encoding uncharacterized protein LOC113318557 isoform X2 encodes MPVAVVTPIKVGSPQMSRPSLSLPGESRNSGAQNRNVEVFAAKRKKLLRWALEFSSSDISQCHSKGYVLVSVLLQRLIPESNKTASMICSTQKTKHPVSTTKSQLLALEELPESSSSPVNFVRPFAKHCIENGLSNCWSNQFRENIFMQLDTKNSGSPLAQQANKFHLQCRKRYSDDFTDDKRRRSLQMMRESDFDLDLTDDRKLGSLQMPRESDYDIDYLDRKELFSGYGHPSLKQSKSDFSIRGNLHSFWDYSEKQLGLSNKSSSKELDELYDLNEPLLRSEQCTQYLGYYDYDSGNEQYLSCNSPITILDWSPTSSTLSEDYNWTTSNLKYSATELQSSSDFALCEGPGFPLLDSYSESYPLPGLGRSQINENRNCQVAISHHFPPMNISFNSPHYLSFTENIKMSGEYINRSILHSPCGNVRFMSMGYRDTILPNLVKLQLPSGDNFNYETKGLSAIDSVEEYPSPGQSDLQLVA; translated from the exons ATGCCTGTTGCAGTGGTAACACCAATTAAAGTCGGATCACCTCAGATGTCCCGGCCATCTCTGTCATTACCAGGGGAGTCAAGGAACTCAG GGGCTCAAAACAGAAATGTGGAAGTCTTTGCAGCAAAGAGGAAGAAATTACTTCGTTGGGCTTTGGAATTCTCATCTAGTGACATTAGCCAGTGCCACTCAAAAGG GTACGTTTTGGTATCAGTTCTCCTACAACGGCTAATTCCTGAGAGCAACAAAACTGCAAGCATG ATTTGTTCTACTCAAAAGACAAAGCATCCAGTGTCGACCACCAAGTCTCAGTTGCTTGCCCTGGAGGAGCTTCCTGAAAGCTCATCTTCGCCTGTGAATTTTGTTCGACCTTTTGCTAAGCATTGCATAGAAAATGGTCTGTCAAACTGTTGGTCCAACCAGTTTAGAGAGAACATTTTCATGCAGTTGGATACTAAGAATTCTGGTTCTCCTTTAGCTCAGCAGGCCAACAAATTTCACCTTCAGTGTCGAAAGAGATACTCTGATGATTTTACAGATGATAAAAGACGTAGAAGTCTGCAGATGATGAGGGAATCAGATTTTGATCTTGATCTTACAGATGATAGAAAACTTGGAAGTTTGCAGATGCCAAGGGAATCAGATTATGATATTGACTACCTAGATAGAAAAGAATTATTCAGTGGATATGGACATCCTTCACTAAAGCAATCTAAGTCGGACTTCTCAATCCGTGGAAACCTGCATTCATTCTGGGATTATTCAGAGAAGCAACTTGGCCTTAGTAACAAGTCAAGCTCCAAAGAGTTGGATGAGCTTTATGATCTAAATGAACCCCTGCTTAGAAGTGAACAATGTACTCAATATTTGGGTTACTATGACTATGATTCAGGAAATGAACAATATCTTTCTTGCAATTCTCCAATCACCATATTGGATTGGAGTCCCACTTCAAGTACTTTATCAGAAGATTATAACTGGACAACTTCAAACCTCAAGTATAGCGCAACTGAGCTGCAGTCTTCATCTGATTTTGCCCTTTGTGAGGGTCCAGGTTTTCCTTTGTTGGACTCCTACTCAGAAAGCTATCCTCTACCTGGTTTGGGAAGAAgccaaatcaatgaaaacagGAACTGTCAAGTTGCCATCTCGCATCATTTCCCACCGATGAACATATCTTTCAACTCCCCCCATTATCTTTCTTTTACAGAGAACATTAAGATGAGTGGTGAGTACATAAACAGAAGTATCTTACACTCTCCGTGTGGTAACGTCAGATTCATGAGCATGGGTTATAGGGATACGATTTTGCCAAATTTGGTGAAACTGCAACTACCCTCTGGTGATAACTTCAATTATGAAACGAAGGGATTATCAGCCATCGATTCTGTTGAAGAGTATCCCTCACCAGGCCAATCTGATTTACAACTGGTCGCGTAG
- the LOC113318557 gene encoding uncharacterized protein LOC113318557 isoform X1, whose protein sequence is MPVAVVTPIKVGSPQMSRPSLSLPGESRNSGAQNRNVEVFAAKRKKLLRWALEFSSSDISQCHSKGYVLVSVLLQRLIPESNKTASMQICSTQKTKHPVSTTKSQLLALEELPESSSSPVNFVRPFAKHCIENGLSNCWSNQFRENIFMQLDTKNSGSPLAQQANKFHLQCRKRYSDDFTDDKRRRSLQMMRESDFDLDLTDDRKLGSLQMPRESDYDIDYLDRKELFSGYGHPSLKQSKSDFSIRGNLHSFWDYSEKQLGLSNKSSSKELDELYDLNEPLLRSEQCTQYLGYYDYDSGNEQYLSCNSPITILDWSPTSSTLSEDYNWTTSNLKYSATELQSSSDFALCEGPGFPLLDSYSESYPLPGLGRSQINENRNCQVAISHHFPPMNISFNSPHYLSFTENIKMSGEYINRSILHSPCGNVRFMSMGYRDTILPNLVKLQLPSGDNFNYETKGLSAIDSVEEYPSPGQSDLQLVA, encoded by the exons ATGCCTGTTGCAGTGGTAACACCAATTAAAGTCGGATCACCTCAGATGTCCCGGCCATCTCTGTCATTACCAGGGGAGTCAAGGAACTCAG GGGCTCAAAACAGAAATGTGGAAGTCTTTGCAGCAAAGAGGAAGAAATTACTTCGTTGGGCTTTGGAATTCTCATCTAGTGACATTAGCCAGTGCCACTCAAAAGG GTACGTTTTGGTATCAGTTCTCCTACAACGGCTAATTCCTGAGAGCAACAAAACTGCAAGCATG CAGATTTGTTCTACTCAAAAGACAAAGCATCCAGTGTCGACCACCAAGTCTCAGTTGCTTGCCCTGGAGGAGCTTCCTGAAAGCTCATCTTCGCCTGTGAATTTTGTTCGACCTTTTGCTAAGCATTGCATAGAAAATGGTCTGTCAAACTGTTGGTCCAACCAGTTTAGAGAGAACATTTTCATGCAGTTGGATACTAAGAATTCTGGTTCTCCTTTAGCTCAGCAGGCCAACAAATTTCACCTTCAGTGTCGAAAGAGATACTCTGATGATTTTACAGATGATAAAAGACGTAGAAGTCTGCAGATGATGAGGGAATCAGATTTTGATCTTGATCTTACAGATGATAGAAAACTTGGAAGTTTGCAGATGCCAAGGGAATCAGATTATGATATTGACTACCTAGATAGAAAAGAATTATTCAGTGGATATGGACATCCTTCACTAAAGCAATCTAAGTCGGACTTCTCAATCCGTGGAAACCTGCATTCATTCTGGGATTATTCAGAGAAGCAACTTGGCCTTAGTAACAAGTCAAGCTCCAAAGAGTTGGATGAGCTTTATGATCTAAATGAACCCCTGCTTAGAAGTGAACAATGTACTCAATATTTGGGTTACTATGACTATGATTCAGGAAATGAACAATATCTTTCTTGCAATTCTCCAATCACCATATTGGATTGGAGTCCCACTTCAAGTACTTTATCAGAAGATTATAACTGGACAACTTCAAACCTCAAGTATAGCGCAACTGAGCTGCAGTCTTCATCTGATTTTGCCCTTTGTGAGGGTCCAGGTTTTCCTTTGTTGGACTCCTACTCAGAAAGCTATCCTCTACCTGGTTTGGGAAGAAgccaaatcaatgaaaacagGAACTGTCAAGTTGCCATCTCGCATCATTTCCCACCGATGAACATATCTTTCAACTCCCCCCATTATCTTTCTTTTACAGAGAACATTAAGATGAGTGGTGAGTACATAAACAGAAGTATCTTACACTCTCCGTGTGGTAACGTCAGATTCATGAGCATGGGTTATAGGGATACGATTTTGCCAAATTTGGTGAAACTGCAACTACCCTCTGGTGATAACTTCAATTATGAAACGAAGGGATTATCAGCCATCGATTCTGTTGAAGAGTATCCCTCACCAGGCCAATCTGATTTACAACTGGTCGCGTAG
- the LOC113318557 gene encoding uncharacterized protein LOC113318557 isoform X3 — translation MARCFVGVIRLIFVAHTSGLHCCTWAQNRNVEVFAAKRKKLLRWALEFSSSDISQCHSKGYVLVSVLLQRLIPESNKTASMQICSTQKTKHPVSTTKSQLLALEELPESSSSPVNFVRPFAKHCIENGLSNCWSNQFRENIFMQLDTKNSGSPLAQQANKFHLQCRKRYSDDFTDDKRRRSLQMMRESDFDLDLTDDRKLGSLQMPRESDYDIDYLDRKELFSGYGHPSLKQSKSDFSIRGNLHSFWDYSEKQLGLSNKSSSKELDELYDLNEPLLRSEQCTQYLGYYDYDSGNEQYLSCNSPITILDWSPTSSTLSEDYNWTTSNLKYSATELQSSSDFALCEGPGFPLLDSYSESYPLPGLGRSQINENRNCQVAISHHFPPMNISFNSPHYLSFTENIKMSGEYINRSILHSPCGNVRFMSMGYRDTILPNLVKLQLPSGDNFNYETKGLSAIDSVEEYPSPGQSDLQLVA, via the exons ATGGCGCGATGTTTTGTTGGTGTAATACGATTGATTTTTGTCGCACACACATCTGGGCTGCACTGCTGCACTT GGGCTCAAAACAGAAATGTGGAAGTCTTTGCAGCAAAGAGGAAGAAATTACTTCGTTGGGCTTTGGAATTCTCATCTAGTGACATTAGCCAGTGCCACTCAAAAGG GTACGTTTTGGTATCAGTTCTCCTACAACGGCTAATTCCTGAGAGCAACAAAACTGCAAGCATG CAGATTTGTTCTACTCAAAAGACAAAGCATCCAGTGTCGACCACCAAGTCTCAGTTGCTTGCCCTGGAGGAGCTTCCTGAAAGCTCATCTTCGCCTGTGAATTTTGTTCGACCTTTTGCTAAGCATTGCATAGAAAATGGTCTGTCAAACTGTTGGTCCAACCAGTTTAGAGAGAACATTTTCATGCAGTTGGATACTAAGAATTCTGGTTCTCCTTTAGCTCAGCAGGCCAACAAATTTCACCTTCAGTGTCGAAAGAGATACTCTGATGATTTTACAGATGATAAAAGACGTAGAAGTCTGCAGATGATGAGGGAATCAGATTTTGATCTTGATCTTACAGATGATAGAAAACTTGGAAGTTTGCAGATGCCAAGGGAATCAGATTATGATATTGACTACCTAGATAGAAAAGAATTATTCAGTGGATATGGACATCCTTCACTAAAGCAATCTAAGTCGGACTTCTCAATCCGTGGAAACCTGCATTCATTCTGGGATTATTCAGAGAAGCAACTTGGCCTTAGTAACAAGTCAAGCTCCAAAGAGTTGGATGAGCTTTATGATCTAAATGAACCCCTGCTTAGAAGTGAACAATGTACTCAATATTTGGGTTACTATGACTATGATTCAGGAAATGAACAATATCTTTCTTGCAATTCTCCAATCACCATATTGGATTGGAGTCCCACTTCAAGTACTTTATCAGAAGATTATAACTGGACAACTTCAAACCTCAAGTATAGCGCAACTGAGCTGCAGTCTTCATCTGATTTTGCCCTTTGTGAGGGTCCAGGTTTTCCTTTGTTGGACTCCTACTCAGAAAGCTATCCTCTACCTGGTTTGGGAAGAAgccaaatcaatgaaaacagGAACTGTCAAGTTGCCATCTCGCATCATTTCCCACCGATGAACATATCTTTCAACTCCCCCCATTATCTTTCTTTTACAGAGAACATTAAGATGAGTGGTGAGTACATAAACAGAAGTATCTTACACTCTCCGTGTGGTAACGTCAGATTCATGAGCATGGGTTATAGGGATACGATTTTGCCAAATTTGGTGAAACTGCAACTACCCTCTGGTGATAACTTCAATTATGAAACGAAGGGATTATCAGCCATCGATTCTGTTGAAGAGTATCCCTCACCAGGCCAATCTGATTTACAACTGGTCGCGTAG